Proteins from one Scylla paramamosain isolate STU-SP2022 chromosome 3, ASM3559412v1, whole genome shotgun sequence genomic window:
- the LOC135092133 gene encoding solute carrier family 23 member 1-like, translating into MAPLEPKKEDVPDRLVMNSLMPAQDHQAPPPPDPGVDMLYGVEDAPPWYLSIFYGFQHYLAMIGGTIAKPIILATYLCIEESDPARGALVSSIIFVSGLVTLLQSTLGVRLPIIQGGNFAYVVPIIVLLNTSFEPCSQVPIANMTAPEKQELWQVRMRAVQGAITMSALMQVIVGFTGVIGILLRWITPLTVVPTVTLVGLSLFDVASLKGSEHWGITIMVIGLTIVFSQHMRDITVPFPMYKPGKGYYNIPCQPFKTLSLLLAAMITWGLCGVLTVTEVLPEGSGARTDKANTLIAATPWIRFPYPGQWGLPTPTVAGTLGMMAAVFASIIESIGDYYACARVVGCKQPPSHAINRGIGVEGIGCLLAGLFGSGSGTTSYSGNIGILSITKVASRRVIQYSGIIMLVCGVVAKVGATFVTIPAPVIAGIFYIKFSMITAVGIATLQYIDFGSSRNLFILGFSIFFGLSFPKWLEANPNAIQTGVAMLDQTIGVLLQTSMFLGGLIGLILDNTIPGTDEERGILQWNGKISEEKQYKDSKISSPSFETSSILPSSSYSPPYDFPYGMDLIRSTKWLRYVPFCPVYEGFRRKKSQSQESSSQESC; encoded by the exons ATGGCTCCACTCGAGCCCAAAAAGGAAGACGTCCCTGATAGGCTGGTGATGAACAGCCTTATGCCAGCCCAGGACCACCAAGCCCCGCCGCCTCCAGACCCGGGCGTAGATATGCTTTACGGAGTGGAGGACGCCCCGCCTTGGTACCTCTCCATCTTCTATGGcttccag CACTACCTGGCTATGATCGGAGGCACCATCGCCAAGCCAATCATTCTCGCTACGTACCTTTGCATCGAGGAAAGTGACCCAGCCCGCGGCGCCCTGGTCTCGTCCATCATCTTCGTGTCCGGCTTGGTCACCCTCCTCCAGTCCACGCTAGGAGTCAG ACTCCCCATCATCCAAGGAGGGAATTTCGCCTACGTGGTGCCCATCATCGTCCTCCTGAACACGTCTTTCGAGCCGTGCAGCCAAGTCCCTATAGCCAACATGACTGCGCCGGAGAAGCAGGAGTTGTGGCAGGTGCGCATGCGTGCCGTCCAGGGTGCCATCACCATGTCGGCGCTGATGCAGGTCATCGTGGGCTTCACTG GTGTCATAGGAATACTGCTACGGTGGATCACTCCCCTCACTGTGGTGCCGACCGTGACGCTGGTGGGCCTCTCGCTCTTCGACGTGGCCTCCCTCAAGGGTTCTGAGCACTGGGGAATCACCATCAT GGTGATCGGCCTGACCATTGTGTTCTCCCAGCACATGCGTGACATTACCGTGCCCTTCCCCATGTACAAGCCAGGGAAGGGATACTACAACATCCCGTGCCAGCCGTTCAAAACACTCTCC CTCCTCCTCGCTGCGATGATCACATGGGGGCTGTGTGGCGTCCTCACCGTCACAGAGGTCCTGCCCGAGGGATCCGGAGCCAGGACAGACAAGGCCAACACTCTGATTGCAGCCACACCCTGGATCCGCTTCCCCTATCCTG GTCAGTGGGGGCTTCCGACTCCGACTGTTGCGGGCACCTTAGGCATGATGGCTGCTGTCTTCGCCTCCATCATTGAAAGCATCGGCGACTACTACGCCTGCGCCAGGGTGGTGG GATGCAAACAGCCTCCTTCCCATGCCATCAATCGAGGTATTGGTGTGGAGGGCATCGGCTGCTTGCTAGCTGGGCTCTTTGGCTCGGGAAGCGGGACCACATCTTACTCAGGCAACATTGGTATTCTCTCCATCACTAAG GTAGCCAGCCGGCGGGTGATCCAGTACAGCGGCATCATCATGCTGGTGTGCGGCGTGGTGGCTAAAGTGGGAGCTACCTTCGTCACTATCCCTGCACCTGTCATTGCCGGCATCTTCTACATCAAATTTTCCATGATTACTGCCGTGGGGATAGCGACCCTCCAGTACATCGATTTCGGCTCCTCCAGGAACCTCTTCATCCTCggcttctccattttcttcggTCTCTCCTTCCCAAag TGGTTAGAGGCAAACCCAAATGCCATTCAAACCGGAGTGGCGATGCTGGATCAGACCATTGGTGTCCTGCTGCAGACCTCCATGTTCCTCGGAGGACTGATTGGCCTCATCCTCGACAACACCATTCCAG GCACAGACGAGGAACGAGGCATCCTGCAATGGAATGGAAAGATATCTGAAGAGAAGCAATACAAAGATTCGAagatctcttccccttccttcgaGACATCATCAATACTGCCATCATCCTCATACTCACCTCCATATGATTTCCCCTACGGCATGGATCTCATTAGAAG TACCAAGTGGCTTCGTTACGTCCCTTTCTGCCCTGTGTATGAAGGGTTTAGGAGGAAGAAATCTCAAAGTCAGGAGAGTTCATCACAAGAGTCTTGTTAA
- the LOC135092144 gene encoding chitinase-3-like protein 1: protein MRLLSLLPLLVAGLTSVVLAADADSGKVVCYFGSWAVWRPNDGKFDVDDIDPFLCTHLIFGFAGLSNETWQIEVLDPWNELCPDEEGGNNCAYDRFVALKEVNPSLTVLLAVGGWREGSVDYSVMADDAQKRKLFIDSTIALIRKHGFDGLDLDWEYPASRGGIPEDKENFVTLIQEMRQEFDKFSPPLFMSTAMAAGKPVIDAAYDIKPLVDLFDSFHIMNYDYHGAWETHTHHNSPLCGYYLDSGIELYYNVIFTINYYMELGLPREKIVMGIPTYGRCWTLDSLDDTGMLAPAHAPGPAGPYIKIPGTLGFNEICKRFHEMDCTVVRDPALHEPYFYCPSDKIWCGFDDAVSVFEKARYAKNMGLAGFLVWTIDTDDFRPRCYDQPFHLVKSMKEGFSLPADNNLPNCSYTPSTTALPTTTTTTPLPTTTLPPTTTTTPLPTTTLPPTTTTTTPEPTTTTTTPSPTTTPIPTTTPAPTTTAVPTTTHLPTTTSASVSTPRPPHPRPDCTNKPNGAVFPHKDCNKYWECINGQAILQLCGPGTLFDEDLMLCNWENQVDTSDCTLWICEVDNTYLPHADCDKYYRCYSGSPHLEQCPNGLYWNQSLSLCDMPSNVDTSNCNPV, encoded by the exons ATGAGGCTGCTTTCGTTGCTACCGCTGCTCGTAGCCGGATTGACCTCTGTTG TGCTCGCCGCGGACGCAGACTCCGGCAAGGTGGTATGTTACTTCGGATCGTGGGCTGTGTGGCGGCCTAACGATGGCAAATTTGATGTGGACGACATTGATCCTTTCCTGTGCACTCACCTTATCTTCGGCTTCGCGGGACTCAGCAACGAGACCTGGCAGATCGAG GTGCTGGATCCCTGGAATGAGCTGTGCCCGGACGAGGAGGGCGGGAACAACTGCGCCTATGACAGGTTCGTGGCACTGAAGGAGGTCAACCCTTCGCTGACGGTGCTGCTAGCGGTAGGCGGCTGGCGAGAGGGCTCCGTGGATTACTCCGTG ATGGCTGATGACGCACAGAAGAGGAAGCTCTTCATTGACAGCACTATAGCGCTGATCCGTAAGCATGGTTTCGACGGGCTGGACCTCGACTGGGAGTACCCGGCGTCACGAGGCGGGATTCCGGAAGACAAG GAGAACTTCGTCACTCTGATCCAAGAAATGCGGCAGGAGTTTGACAAGTTTAGCCCGCCGCTCTTCATGTCGACCGCCATGGCTGCTGGAAAACCCGTGATCGACGCCGCCTATGACATAAAGCCCCTGGTGGACCTGTTCGACAGCTTCCACATCATGAACTACGACTACCACGGCGCCTGGGagacccacacccaccacaacTCCCCCCTCTGCGGCTACTACCTCGACTCTGGCATTGAGCTCTACTATAAcgtg ATTTTCACCATTAACTACTACATGGAGCTCGGCCTGCCCCGCGAGAAGATAGTGATGGGCATCCCCACCTACGGCCGCTGCTGGACCCTGGACTCCTTGGATGACACTGGGATGCTGGCCCCTGCGCACGCCCCTGGACCAGCGGGACCCTACATCAAGATCCCTGGCACCCTTGGCTTCAATGAG ATCTGCAAGCGATTCCACGAGATGGATTGTACAGTGGTTCGTGACCCCGCCCTGCACGAGCCTTACTTCTACTGCCCCTCTGACAAAATCTGGTGCGGCTTCGATGACGCAGTATCAGTTTTTGAGAAG GCGCGCTACGCCAAGAACATGGGCCTGGCTGGCTTCTTGGTGTGGACCATCGACACGGATGACTTCAGGCCGCGCTGCTACGACCAGCCCTTCCACCTGGTGAAGAGCATGAAGGAGGGGTTCAGCCTGCCCGCCGATAATAATCTGCCG AACTGTTCGTACACACCCTCCACCACtgctctccccaccaccaccaccactaccccactacctaccaccacccttcccccaaccaccaccaccaccccactacctaccaccacccttcccccaaccaccaccacaacaacaccggagcctaccaccaccaccaccactccttccccGACCACTACTCCCATTCCTACCACGACTCCTGCCCCAACAACTACCGCTGTTCCAACCACTACCCATCTCCCAACCACTACTTCGGCTTCTGTGTCAACGCCTCGCCCTCCACACCCTCGCCCTGATTGCACTAACAAGCCCAACGGAGCAGTCTTCCCCCATAAAGACTGCAATAAA TACTGGGAGTGTATAAACGGCCAGGCGATTCTCCAGCTCTGCGGGCCCGGCACACTTTTCGACGAGGACCTCATGCTGTGCAACTGGGAAAACCAAGTGGACACCTCGGACTGCACTTTGTGGATCTGTGAGGTGGACAACACGTACCTGCCCCACGCAGACTGTGATAAG TACTACCGTTGCTACAGTGGCTCGCCTCACCTGGAGCAGTGCCCGAACGGCCTCTATTGGAACCAGAGCCTTTCCCTGTGCGACATGCCCTCCAACGTGGACACCAGTAATTGCAACCCAGTGTAG